From one Dyella sp. 2HG41-7 genomic stretch:
- a CDS encoding MarR family winged helix-turn-helix transcriptional regulator, with amino-acid sequence MRGNPLKDLENSEQTNFPTPYLREAYLRRFPEDAAQRMETVFLIKSGSQQITNVLNSWLEGTAGSPARFQTLALLWGAGDRPVPHQEIIAALQVKRATVSAMMYSLEQEGLVRSVGDEEDRRRLLATLTDKGKEIFTSAMDLNAARLKKALGVLTQDELALFQSFYRRVRDGFLKVADEEANP; translated from the coding sequence GTGAGAGGTAATCCCTTGAAAGACTTGGAAAACAGCGAGCAGACCAACTTCCCCACGCCGTACCTGCGCGAGGCCTATCTGCGTCGTTTTCCGGAGGACGCGGCCCAGCGCATGGAGACCGTGTTCCTGATCAAATCGGGCTCGCAGCAGATCACCAACGTGTTGAACAGCTGGCTGGAAGGCACGGCCGGTTCGCCCGCGCGCTTCCAGACGCTGGCGTTGTTATGGGGAGCCGGCGATCGCCCGGTGCCGCATCAGGAAATCATCGCGGCGCTGCAGGTCAAACGCGCGACTGTGTCCGCGATGATGTATTCGCTGGAGCAGGAAGGTTTGGTGCGTTCGGTGGGCGATGAAGAAGATCGCCGCCGCTTGCTCGCCACGCTGACGGACAAGGGCAAAGAGATCTTTACGAGTGCGATGGATCTCAACGCAGCGCGCCTGAAAAAAGCGCTCGGCGTGCTGACGCAGGACGAGCTTGCGTTGTTCCAAAGCTTCTATCGACGCGTGCGAGACGGCTTTTTGAAAGTCGCCGACGAAGAAGCGAATCCCTGA
- a CDS encoding HlyD family secretion protein → MSNTETEVQANAQPARRPLPRKTKIAVAVGVAALVLVSGGAYAVMSGRSVSTDDAYTDGRAITIAPHVAGYVSELDVTDNQFVRKGQVLVRIECTDYLAARDHAQGALESAQGQLAAAQSDLDLAKITYPAKFAAAQATLSTERANLSKAQSEYVRQHGIPKEATTSHDIDFATATRDAAQGDVAQAQAQARIAEPVNLNIADVQAHVEQLTGDVKRAQADLDQAKLNVGYCDVVAPQDGWVTKRGVEKGDYIQVGQQLFAVVSPEVWVTANFKETELTHMRIGQKVSIAVDAYPNLKLNGHVDSIQAGSGGKFTAFPSENATGNFVKIVQRVPVKIVIDSGLDAKQPLPLNLSVEPTVSLQ, encoded by the coding sequence ATGAGCAACACCGAAACAGAGGTCCAGGCGAACGCCCAGCCCGCGCGCCGCCCGTTGCCGCGCAAAACCAAGATCGCCGTAGCGGTGGGCGTCGCAGCGCTGGTGCTGGTCAGCGGCGGCGCCTACGCCGTGATGTCCGGCCGCAGCGTGTCCACCGACGACGCCTACACGGACGGCCGCGCGATCACCATCGCGCCGCATGTGGCCGGCTATGTGTCCGAGCTCGATGTCACCGACAACCAGTTCGTGCGCAAAGGCCAGGTGCTGGTGCGTATCGAATGCACGGACTACCTCGCCGCGCGCGATCACGCGCAAGGCGCGCTGGAATCCGCGCAAGGACAACTCGCCGCCGCGCAAAGCGATCTGGATCTGGCGAAGATCACCTACCCCGCCAAATTCGCCGCCGCGCAAGCCACGCTTTCCACCGAGCGCGCGAATCTCTCCAAGGCGCAATCGGAGTACGTGCGCCAGCACGGCATTCCGAAAGAAGCCACCACCTCGCACGACATCGACTTCGCCACCGCCACGCGCGACGCCGCACAAGGCGACGTAGCGCAAGCGCAAGCCCAGGCGCGCATCGCCGAGCCGGTGAACCTCAATATCGCCGACGTGCAAGCGCACGTGGAACAACTCACCGGCGACGTAAAGCGCGCGCAAGCGGATCTCGATCAAGCCAAGCTCAATGTCGGCTATTGCGATGTGGTCGCGCCGCAGGACGGCTGGGTGACGAAGCGCGGTGTCGAGAAAGGCGATTACATCCAGGTCGGTCAGCAATTGTTTGCCGTGGTGAGCCCGGAAGTGTGGGTGACGGCGAACTTCAAGGAAACCGAGCTTACGCATATGCGGATTGGACAAAAGGTTTCCATCGCGGTGGATGCGTATCCCAATTTGAAGTTGAACGGGCACGTCGACAGCATCCAAGCCGGTTCGGGCGGCAAATTCACCGCGTTTCCGTCTGAAAACGCCACCGGCAATTTCGTGAAGATCGTGCAACGCGTGCCGGTGAAAATCGTGATCGACTCCGGTTTGGATGCGAAACAGCCGCTGCCGCTCAATCTTTCCGTTGAACCGACGGTGTCGCTGCAATGA
- a CDS encoding DHA2 family efflux MFS transporter permease subunit, which translates to MSAAASAHDAAWKPRGNPWLIAVVVTLAAFMEILDTTIVNVALPHIAGSLSSSPDDATWTLTSYLVANGIVLTISGWLGAVIGRKRYFMICIAMFTVCSLLCGLAQSLPQLIVFRLLQGFFGGGLQPNQQAIVVDSFEPKKRAAAFAITAIATVVAPVLGPVLGGVITDHASWRWIFFINIPVGIFACFAVGALVDDPPWAKKQSRSVDYIGLGLITLGLGCMQVMMDRGEDEGWFQSPFIVHMAILTVIGLTGAVTWLMIAKKPIVNLQVFKDRNFAISCGLMIGMGFILYGSAVLMPQFAQTTIGYTATWAGFVLAPGGLVIIMLIPPVGRLMKVVQLRYLIAVGFAIMMLAMWFSNRLVPNIDFFTLTAMRSAQAAGLGFLFVPISIMAYHSLPRSLGADASALFVMFRNVSGSVGISAASAMVSERTQARQAHLSTWLTPFNQSFNALIARNEATLRSLGHAASTLHETALGRAFQALRQQSAVLAYADTFIYFAVLAAAMIPLALLLSPVKDGGHSAAPMH; encoded by the coding sequence ATGAGCGCCGCAGCCTCCGCCCATGACGCTGCATGGAAGCCGCGCGGCAATCCGTGGCTGATCGCGGTGGTGGTCACGCTTGCGGCGTTTATGGAAATTCTCGACACCACCATCGTCAACGTGGCGCTGCCGCATATCGCCGGTAGCTTGTCGAGCAGTCCCGACGATGCGACGTGGACGCTTACTTCATACCTCGTCGCCAACGGCATCGTGCTCACCATCTCCGGCTGGCTGGGCGCGGTGATCGGCAGAAAGCGCTACTTCATGATCTGCATCGCGATGTTTACGGTGTGTTCGCTGCTGTGCGGATTGGCGCAGAGCCTGCCGCAGTTGATCGTGTTTCGCCTGCTGCAGGGCTTTTTCGGCGGCGGTCTGCAACCGAATCAGCAAGCGATCGTGGTGGATTCGTTCGAGCCGAAAAAGCGCGCCGCCGCGTTTGCGATCACCGCGATAGCTACGGTGGTGGCGCCGGTGCTCGGTCCGGTGCTCGGCGGTGTGATTACCGACCATGCATCGTGGCGCTGGATTTTCTTTATCAATATTCCGGTCGGCATCTTTGCGTGCTTTGCCGTGGGCGCGCTGGTGGACGATCCGCCGTGGGCCAAGAAGCAAAGCCGCTCCGTCGATTACATCGGCCTCGGCTTGATCACCCTTGGCTTGGGCTGCATGCAAGTGATGATGGATCGCGGTGAAGACGAAGGCTGGTTTCAATCGCCCTTTATCGTGCATATGGCCATTCTCACCGTGATTGGCCTCACGGGTGCGGTGACGTGGTTGATGATTGCCAAGAAGCCCATCGTGAACCTGCAAGTGTTCAAAGACCGCAATTTCGCGATCAGCTGCGGCTTGATGATCGGCATGGGTTTTATTCTTTACGGCAGCGCCGTGCTGATGCCGCAATTCGCGCAGACAACCATCGGCTACACCGCCACCTGGGCCGGATTCGTGCTGGCGCCCGGAGGCCTGGTGATCATCATGCTGATTCCGCCGGTCGGCCGGCTGATGAAAGTCGTGCAATTGCGTTATCTGATCGCCGTGGGTTTCGCGATCATGATGTTGGCGATGTGGTTCTCCAACCGGCTGGTGCCGAACATCGACTTTTTCACGCTCACGGCGATGCGCAGCGCGCAGGCCGCAGGACTTGGATTCCTGTTCGTGCCGATCAGCATCATGGCGTATCACAGCTTGCCGCGTTCGCTTGGCGCTGATGCATCCGCGTTGTTCGTGATGTTTCGTAACGTGTCCGGTTCGGTTGGCATTTCCGCCGCCAGCGCGATGGTGTCGGAACGCACGCAGGCGCGTCAGGCGCATCTGTCGACGTGGCTTACACCCTTCAATCAATCGTTCAACGCATTGATCGCGCGTAACGAGGCCACCTTGCGTTCGCTCGGACACGCCGCAAGCACTTTGCACGAGACGGCGCTCGGCCGTGCGTTTCAGGCCTTGCGGCAACAATCCGCCGTGTTGGCCTACGCCGATACCTTTATTTATTTCGCCGTGC